The proteins below are encoded in one region of Bosea sp. BIWAKO-01:
- a CDS encoding MFS transporter: MPIQVPSDFRRVIVAASVGNVIEWYDFYIFGSLAAILSVKFFEKSHPVAALLSTIALFTAGFLIRPLGAFLFGWMGDRVGRKYTFLVTLSGMGLGTGAIGLIPTYDSIGLTAAFILFGLRIIQGLCLGGEYGGAITYVAEHVPDERRGYYTGWLQTSPTLGIVVSLIVIIATRTYFGEATFNAWAWRVPFLISFLLVAVAIYIRLQLQETPIFEAIKARGQMTRNPWKEAFLSSNIKYVGIATLVLIGQGVVWYSGQFWALYFLQQVSKLDSLTSSYIVGAALLLATPSLIFFGWLSDIIGRKPVILGGMLLAAITYYPLYLWLGTVTQPGNVHFPTAIFIIFILVCYVGMVYGPVGAFLAEYFPGRIRYTSVSVPYHIGNGWGGGLVPFITSAAFAATGSIGYALIYPIAVPAVCFVLCLFLMPETRQISIWEPFETKAAT, translated from the coding sequence ATGCCCATCCAGGTCCCGAGTGATTTCCGCCGCGTGATCGTCGCTGCATCGGTAGGGAACGTCATCGAATGGTATGACTTCTATATATTTGGCAGCCTGGCTGCCATTCTGTCGGTCAAATTCTTCGAGAAGAGTCATCCGGTCGCGGCATTACTCAGCACAATTGCGCTGTTTACTGCCGGATTCCTGATCCGTCCGCTGGGAGCATTCCTCTTCGGATGGATGGGCGATCGGGTCGGCCGCAAATACACCTTCCTCGTTACGCTCAGTGGAATGGGGCTGGGCACCGGGGCGATCGGGTTGATCCCGACCTACGACTCAATCGGCCTGACTGCCGCATTCATTCTCTTCGGTTTGCGGATCATCCAGGGCCTGTGCCTGGGTGGCGAATATGGCGGCGCCATCACCTATGTCGCCGAGCATGTTCCGGACGAGCGCCGCGGCTACTATACCGGCTGGCTGCAAACCTCCCCGACGCTGGGGATCGTGGTATCGCTCATCGTGATCATCGCGACCCGCACCTATTTCGGCGAGGCGACATTCAACGCATGGGCGTGGCGCGTTCCATTCTTGATATCCTTCCTTCTGGTCGCCGTCGCAATCTACATCCGGCTCCAGCTCCAGGAGACACCGATATTCGAGGCGATCAAGGCCAGGGGACAGATGACCAGGAACCCCTGGAAGGAAGCCTTTCTCAGCTCCAACATCAAATATGTCGGGATCGCCACCCTCGTCCTGATCGGACAGGGAGTGGTCTGGTACAGCGGCCAGTTCTGGGCGTTGTACTTCCTGCAGCAGGTTTCCAAGCTGGACTCGCTGACCTCGTCCTACATCGTGGGAGCAGCGCTGCTCCTCGCAACCCCGAGCCTGATCTTCTTCGGCTGGCTATCCGACATCATCGGCCGCAAGCCAGTGATCCTCGGCGGCATGCTGCTTGCCGCGATCACCTACTATCCGCTGTATCTGTGGCTGGGAACGGTCACGCAACCTGGCAATGTCCACTTTCCGACTGCGATCTTCATCATCTTCATCCTCGTTTGCTATGTCGGGATGGTGTACGGGCCGGTCGGGGCCTTCCTCGCCGAATATTTCCCCGGCAGGATCCGGTACACGTCGGTATCGGTCCCCTATCACATCGGAAATGGCTGGGGTGGCGGATTGGTGCCATTCATCACGTCAGCGGCTTTCGCGGCGACCGGGAGCATCGGCTACGCGCTGATCTACCCGATCGCCGTTCCGGCGGTGTGCTTCGTGCTCTGCCTCTTCCTGATGCCGGAAACGCGCCAGATCAGCATTTGGGAACCCTTCGAGACGAAGGCTGCAACCTGA
- the cobT gene encoding nicotinate-nucleotide--dimethylbenzimidazole phosphoribosyltransferase: protein MPASGLPFDDIRSLIANMPGPDMGAANAVRARDKDLTKPAGSLGRMEEIAEWLAAWQGKAPPRVDRPLVCVFAGNHGVVAQGVSAYPQAVTRQMLENFAAGGAAINQICAAFDLGFKVFDLALDLPTGDFTQGDALDEKACVATMAFGMEALAGGADLLCLGEMGIGNTTSAAAIYAALYGGGAAMWCGRGTGVDDDGLKRKIAAVEAGLAFHAAHLGDPLEVLRRLGGREIAAICGAIIAARLQRIPVILDGYVVTAAAAVLHAIEPSSIDHCLAGHLSAEGAHREALLRLGKQPLLALEMRLGEGTGAALAASLVKAAAAIHSGMATFDQAQVSKKD from the coding sequence ATGCCCGCTTCCGGCCTTCCCTTCGACGATATCCGTAGCCTCATAGCCAACATGCCGGGCCCCGATATGGGTGCGGCCAATGCCGTGCGGGCCCGGGACAAGGATCTCACCAAGCCGGCCGGCAGCCTCGGCCGCATGGAGGAGATCGCTGAATGGCTCGCAGCCTGGCAAGGCAAGGCGCCCCCGCGCGTCGACCGGCCGCTTGTTTGCGTCTTCGCCGGGAATCACGGGGTCGTGGCGCAGGGCGTCTCGGCCTATCCGCAGGCGGTGACGCGCCAGATGCTGGAGAATTTTGCCGCCGGCGGCGCTGCGATCAACCAGATCTGCGCAGCCTTCGATCTCGGCTTCAAGGTCTTTGACCTCGCCCTCGACCTGCCGACCGGCGATTTCACGCAAGGTGACGCGCTCGACGAGAAGGCCTGCGTCGCGACCATGGCGTTCGGCATGGAGGCGCTCGCCGGCGGGGCCGATCTGCTCTGCCTCGGCGAGATGGGCATCGGCAACACCACGTCGGCGGCTGCGATCTATGCGGCGCTCTATGGCGGGGGCGCTGCGATGTGGTGCGGGCGGGGCACTGGCGTCGATGATGACGGCCTCAAGCGCAAGATCGCCGCTGTCGAGGCGGGCCTCGCCTTCCACGCCGCGCATCTGGGCGACCCGCTGGAAGTGCTGCGCCGCCTTGGCGGGCGCGAGATCGCGGCCATTTGCGGCGCGATCATCGCTGCCCGGCTGCAGCGCATTCCGGTCATTCTCGACGGCTATGTCGTCACCGCCGCCGCCGCGGTCCTGCACGCCATCGAGCCGTCCTCGATCGACCATTGCCTTGCCGGCCATCTCTCTGCCGAGGGCGCCCATCGCGAAGCGCTGCTCCGGCTCGGCAAGCAGCCGCTGCTGGCGCTCGAGATGCGGCTGGGCGAGGGCACGGGGGCGGCGCTTGCGGCAAGCCTCGTCAAGGCCGCCGCCGCCATCCATTCCGGCATGGCGACCTTCGATCAGGCCCAGGTCTCGAAGAAGGACTGA
- a CDS encoding glutathione S-transferase family protein, which translates to MKLYDGGRAPNPRRVRIFFAEKGVPLPELVPVDITRKEHLTPEFARINPLKRLPVLMLDDGTALAETIAICRYLESLHPQPVLFGGDAKAQAQIEMWNRRVELGLFTSVMSVFRHSHPSMAELEHQVPEWAEASREQIDDHLLIMDLQLAGNRFLSGDQFTVADITAGIAVDFMKPSRVRLPEEYANIRRWHGEVSARPSWKA; encoded by the coding sequence ATGAAGCTCTATGATGGCGGGCGCGCGCCCAATCCGCGGCGGGTCCGCATCTTCTTCGCAGAGAAAGGCGTTCCCCTGCCGGAGCTCGTGCCGGTCGATATAACCCGGAAGGAGCACCTCACGCCCGAATTCGCCCGCATCAACCCGCTGAAGCGCCTGCCCGTGCTGATGCTCGACGATGGAACGGCTCTCGCCGAGACGATTGCGATCTGCCGCTATCTCGAAAGCCTGCATCCCCAACCCGTGCTCTTCGGCGGGGATGCCAAGGCACAGGCGCAGATCGAGATGTGGAACCGGCGCGTCGAGCTTGGCCTGTTCACCAGTGTCATGTCGGTCTTCAGGCACAGCCACCCGTCGATGGCAGAGCTTGAACATCAGGTGCCGGAATGGGCCGAGGCCAGCCGCGAGCAGATCGATGACCACCTCCTGATCATGGACCTGCAGCTCGCCGGCAATCGCTTCCTGTCGGGGGATCAGTTCACGGTGGCCGACATCACCGCAGGCATTGCCGTTGATTTCATGAAGCCGTCCCGGGTTCGGCTGCCTGAGGAATACGCCAACATCCGCCGGTGGCATGGCGAAGTCTCGGCGCGGCCAAGCTGGAAGGCCTGA
- a CDS encoding adenosylcobinamide-GDP ribazoletransferase — protein MADAPPDISEFPAGRPHWPGWLIATAICIRFYSRLPVPRLPGEESAHGLPDFRLVPRAVPLAALVIALPATLVLLAAGAAGISPPLAAALAVTVAALTTGAFHEDGLADTADGLFGGHTPERRLEIMKDSRVGTFGAMALGLSLLLRVTALAAILQALGPLAAAAALLIAAPWSRATALYLLATEPPARSSGASAAVGQPTAATAWTALALAVAFAVAGTLAAGLPAPGLALGLALSVLVLAGLARLARRLIGGQTGDILGAAQQLAEIALTCGFAFALGSAWQ, from the coding sequence ATGGCCGACGCCCCTCCCGACATCTCGGAGTTCCCGGCCGGCCGGCCGCATTGGCCGGGCTGGCTGATCGCGACAGCGATCTGCATCCGCTTCTATTCGCGTCTCCCGGTGCCGCGCCTGCCCGGCGAGGAATCAGCGCATGGCCTGCCGGATTTCAGGCTGGTGCCGCGCGCCGTGCCGCTGGCTGCGCTGGTCATCGCCTTGCCCGCAACGCTTGTCCTCCTGGCTGCTGGCGCGGCCGGCATCAGCCCGCCGCTGGCAGCGGCGCTTGCCGTCACGGTCGCGGCACTGACGACGGGTGCTTTCCACGAGGACGGCCTCGCCGACACGGCCGACGGGCTGTTTGGAGGACATACGCCGGAACGGCGGCTGGAGATCATGAAAGACAGCCGCGTCGGCACCTTCGGGGCGATGGCGCTCGGGCTCTCCCTGCTGCTGCGGGTGACGGCACTCGCAGCCATTCTCCAGGCGCTCGGACCTCTGGCTGCAGCCGCCGCGCTGCTGATCGCGGCGCCTTGGTCGCGCGCCACAGCGCTCTATCTGCTCGCCACCGAGCCCCCTGCCCGGAGCTCCGGCGCCTCGGCTGCGGTTGGCCAGCCCACCGCCGCAACGGCCTGGACGGCGCTGGCGCTTGCGGTCGCGTTCGCCGTCGCAGGGACACTGGCCGCCGGGCTGCCGGCTCCGGGCCTTGCGCTGGGGCTGGCGCTATCCGTGCTCGTCCTGGCGGGGCTCGCCCGCCTCGCCCGCCGCCTGATCGGCGGCCAGACCGGCGATATTCTGGGTGCGGCCCAGCAACTCGCCGAGATCGCGCTCACCTGCGGCTTCGCCTTCGCGCTCGGCTCTGCCTGGCAATGA
- a CDS encoding thermonuclease family protein — protein MARFGFGRSRYGPFGWRRVSRPVDLVVALGLLGLLAIAGAVLQYKLGPARMLAGAAQAIDGDSLRLNGEELRLEGIDAPEFRQSCRDSAGRDVDCGRAARRALLALIGRGLVTCDIGRVDRYGRGLARCRQGETDINAAMVRQGHAVAYGDYRSEEDEARSAGRGIWALQFERPEAWRKAHPR, from the coding sequence ATGGCGCGCTTCGGATTCGGACGATCTCGATATGGACCTTTCGGCTGGCGCCGCGTCAGCCGTCCGGTCGATCTGGTCGTCGCGCTCGGGCTGCTCGGCCTGCTGGCGATCGCCGGCGCGGTCCTGCAATACAAGCTTGGCCCCGCCCGCATGCTTGCCGGAGCCGCCCAGGCGATCGATGGCGATTCGCTGCGGCTGAATGGCGAGGAGCTCAGGCTCGAAGGCATCGATGCCCCGGAATTCCGCCAGAGCTGTCGCGACAGCGCGGGCAGGGACGTCGATTGCGGCCGGGCCGCCCGCCGTGCCCTGCTGGCTCTGATCGGGCGCGGTCTCGTCACCTGCGACATCGGCCGGGTCGATCGCTACGGCCGCGGTCTCGCACGCTGCAGGCAGGGCGAGACCGATATCAACGCCGCGATGGTGCGGCAGGGCCATGCCGTCGCCTATGGTGATTATCGCAGCGAGGAAGACGAGGCGCGATCTGCCGGGCGCGGCATCTGGGCTCTGCAGTTCGAGCGGCCGGAGGCGTGGCGCAAGGCTCACCCGCGCTAG
- a CDS encoding NAD(P)-dependent oxidoreductase, whose amino-acid sequence MAKVAFLGLGVMGYPMAGHLKAKGHDVTVYNRNAAKAQAWVTQHGGKSAPTPVEAARGQEIVFACVGNDDDLRSVTIGEAGAFTGMAKGAVFVDHTTASAGVARELDAAAKAGGFGFIDAPVSGGQAGAENGALTVMCGGAPETYARVEPVIGAFARMCKLMGPAGSGQLTKMVNQICIAGLVQGLSEGIHFAKRAGLDVESMLEVISKGAAGSWQMENRGKTMNAGKFNFGFAVDWMRKDLDIVLEEARRNGAQLPVTALVDQFYAEVQKMGGKRWDTSSLIARLED is encoded by the coding sequence ATGGCTAAGGTTGCCTTCCTCGGTCTCGGCGTCATGGGCTACCCCATGGCCGGCCACCTCAAGGCCAAGGGCCACGACGTCACCGTCTATAACCGCAACGCAGCCAAGGCCCAGGCCTGGGTGACCCAGCATGGCGGCAAATCCGCCCCGACACCGGTCGAGGCGGCCAGGGGCCAGGAGATCGTCTTCGCCTGCGTCGGCAATGACGACGATCTGCGCTCCGTGACCATCGGCGAAGCCGGAGCCTTCACGGGCATGGCGAAGGGCGCTGTCTTCGTCGACCACACGACGGCCTCGGCTGGCGTCGCCCGCGAACTCGACGCGGCCGCGAAGGCGGGCGGCTTCGGCTTCATCGATGCGCCGGTCTCCGGCGGCCAGGCCGGCGCAGAGAACGGCGCGCTGACCGTGATGTGCGGCGGCGCTCCGGAAACCTATGCCCGGGTCGAGCCGGTGATCGGTGCGTTCGCGCGGATGTGCAAGCTGATGGGCCCGGCCGGCTCAGGCCAGCTCACCAAGATGGTCAACCAGATCTGCATCGCCGGACTGGTGCAGGGGCTGTCCGAGGGCATCCATTTCGCCAAGCGCGCCGGCCTCGATGTCGAGTCCATGCTGGAAGTGATTTCCAAGGGTGCCGCCGGCTCGTGGCAGATGGAGAACCGCGGCAAGACCATGAATGCCGGGAAGTTCAACTTCGGCTTCGCCGTCGACTGGATGCGCAAGGACCTCGACATCGTGCTCGAGGAGGCGCGTCGCAACGGCGCCCAGCTCCCTGTCACCGCGCTGGTCGACCAGTTCTATGCCGAAGTTCAGAAGATGGGCGGAAAGCGCTGGGATACGTCCAGCCTGATTGCGCGCCTCGAGGATTGA
- a CDS encoding uracil-DNA glycosylase family protein produces MKPDRERAPETLATVLQELAACRICRDEPRFPPPLPHEPRPVIQASPTARLCIAGQAPGTRVHASGKPFTDPSGVRLRQWLGLDEAAFYDAARVAVVPMGHCFPGLDAQGGDLPPRRECAPIWRMRVLAAMPQVELVLAIGRYAQAWHLGAKAGANLSATVADWRAILAEPRRPRVLPLPHPSWRNNAWLKRNPWFEDELLPVLRQEVARLVL; encoded by the coding sequence ATGAAGCCGGATCGCGAGCGCGCCCCCGAAACGCTCGCCACGGTGCTGCAGGAACTGGCTGCCTGCCGCATCTGTCGCGACGAGCCGCGCTTCCCGCCGCCGCTTCCGCATGAGCCGCGCCCGGTGATCCAGGCCTCGCCGACGGCCAGGCTCTGCATCGCCGGCCAGGCGCCGGGCACCCGCGTCCATGCCAGTGGCAAGCCGTTCACCGATCCGTCCGGCGTCCGGCTGCGGCAATGGCTCGGGCTCGACGAAGCGGCGTTCTACGATGCGGCCAGGGTCGCGGTGGTGCCAATGGGCCATTGCTTCCCGGGGCTCGACGCGCAGGGCGGGGATCTGCCGCCGCGCCGTGAATGCGCGCCGATCTGGCGCATGCGCGTGCTTGCGGCGATGCCGCAGGTCGAGCTCGTGCTCGCCATCGGCCGCTATGCGCAGGCCTGGCATCTTGGCGCGAAGGCGGGCGCCAATCTCTCCGCCACGGTCGCTGACTGGCGCGCGATCCTGGCGGAGCCACGCCGCCCGCGCGTGCTTCCGCTGCCGCATCCCTCCTGGCGCAACAATGCCTGGTTGAAGCGCAATCCCTGGTTCGAGGATGAGCTTCTGCCGGTGTTGCGCCAGGAGGTGGCGCGGCTGGTCCTGTGA
- a CDS encoding HAMP domain-containing sensor histidine kinase: protein MAEVTAEQIQRGRGPDPTALARRKLVTREVKSVRERLTSTTGLERAFDYELLRVFAQYRMHGSVGALVLALCIATAACLWVPAYQVTTWLGIVILASAVMVLLCRRFLAQPAGEVNIRRWRRLLPAAEAFHGLSWTLILVLFAQVDGPGAKVFVMTTLLVVSALTVMLAATIPLAVYSGLGPVTIGITLFFWGRSDIDSVTMALMAAAAQLFFIFLAHRLYSSSVATIEFRAEKDALIAELETATANSDEARRKAEEANLAKSRFLATMSHELRTPLNAILGFSEVMKNEIFGVHANPAYKEYSGDIHGSGQHLLNLINEILDLSRIEAGKYALNEEALSLAGVVDECRHMLKLRAKAKGQTIREAAEPDLPKVWADERAIRQAVLNILSNAIKFTPQGGDITIKVGWTANGGQYVSVTDTGPGIPEDEIPIVLQTFGRGSLAIKTAEQGSGLGLPIVKGLLDLHNGGFHLKSRPRAGTEVTITLPPERVMDTLAALPEPARSAA from the coding sequence ATGGCGGAAGTGACGGCCGAACAGATCCAGCGAGGGCGCGGTCCCGACCCCACGGCGTTGGCGCGGCGCAAGCTCGTCACGCGCGAGGTCAAGTCCGTGCGCGAGCGGCTGACCTCGACGACCGGCCTCGAACGCGCCTTCGACTACGAATTGCTGCGGGTCTTCGCCCAGTATCGCATGCACGGCTCGGTCGGCGCGCTGGTCCTGGCGTTGTGCATCGCGACCGCCGCTTGCCTCTGGGTCCCGGCTTACCAGGTCACCACCTGGCTCGGCATCGTCATCCTCGCCTCGGCCGTCATGGTCCTGCTTTGCCGCCGCTTCCTGGCGCAGCCGGCCGGCGAGGTGAATATTCGGCGCTGGCGCCGCCTGCTACCGGCGGCGGAAGCCTTTCATGGCCTGTCCTGGACGCTGATCCTCGTCCTGTTCGCGCAGGTCGACGGGCCGGGCGCCAAGGTCTTCGTCATGACGACACTGCTCGTCGTCAGCGCGCTGACCGTGATGCTGGCGGCGACGATCCCGCTCGCGGTCTATTCCGGACTGGGGCCGGTTACGATCGGCATCACGCTGTTCTTCTGGGGCCGCTCCGACATCGACAGCGTCACCATGGCGCTGATGGCGGCAGCGGCCCAGCTCTTCTTCATCTTCCTCGCCCACCGGCTCTATTCGAGTTCGGTCGCAACCATCGAGTTCCGCGCCGAGAAGGACGCACTGATCGCCGAGCTCGAGACTGCGACCGCGAATTCCGACGAGGCGCGCCGCAAGGCCGAAGAGGCCAACCTCGCCAAATCCCGCTTCCTCGCCACGATGAGCCATGAGCTGCGGACGCCGCTCAACGCCATCCTCGGCTTCTCCGAGGTGATGAAGAACGAGATCTTCGGCGTTCACGCCAACCCGGCCTACAAGGAATATTCGGGCGACATCCACGGCTCCGGCCAGCATCTGCTCAACCTGATCAACGAGATTCTCGATCTCTCGCGGATCGAGGCCGGCAAATACGCGCTGAACGAGGAGGCCCTCAGCCTGGCGGGCGTGGTCGACGAATGCCGGCACATGCTGAAGCTGCGCGCCAAGGCCAAGGGGCAAACGATCCGCGAGGCGGCCGAGCCGGATCTGCCCAAGGTCTGGGCGGACGAGCGCGCGATCCGGCAGGCGGTACTCAACATCCTGTCCAACGCGATCAAGTTCACGCCACAGGGCGGCGACATCACCATCAAGGTCGGCTGGACGGCGAATGGCGGACAGTATGTCTCGGTCACGGACACCGGGCCGGGCATTCCCGAGGATGAAATCCCGATCGTGCTGCAGACCTTCGGGCGCGGTTCGCTCGCCATCAAGACCGCCGAACAGGGCTCCGGCCTGGGGCTGCCGATCGTGAAGGGCCTGCTCGATCTCCATAATGGCGGCTTCCATCTGAAGTCCAGGCCGCGCGCCGGCACGGAAGTGACGATCACCCTGCCACCAGAGCGCGTGATGGACACGCTCGCGGCGCTGCCCGAGCCGGCACGATCGGCAGCCTAG